One window of the Canis aureus isolate CA01 chromosome 1, VMU_Caureus_v.1.0, whole genome shotgun sequence genome contains the following:
- the CITED2 gene encoding cbp/p300-interacting transactivator 2, with amino-acid sequence MADHMMAMNHGRFPDGTNGLHHHPAHRMGMGQFPSPHHHQQQQPQHAFNALMGEHIHYGAGSMNATSGIRHAMGPGTVNGGHPPSALAPAARFNNSQFMGPPVASQGGSLPASMQLQKLNNQYFNHHPYPHNHYMPDLHPAAGHQMNGTNQHFRDCNPKHSGGSSTPGGSGGGSTPGGSGGTSGGGAGSGNGGGGSGGNMPASVAHVPAAMLPPNVIDTDFIDEEVLMSLVIEMGLDRIKELPELWLGQNEFDFMTDFVCKQQPSRVSC; translated from the coding sequence ATGGCAGACCATATGATGGCCATGAACCACGGGCGCTTCCCCGACGGCACCAACGGGCTGCACCACCACCCTGCCCATCGCATGGGCATGGGGCAGTTCCCGAGCCCccatcaccaccagcagcagcagccgcagcaCGCCTTCAACGCCCTGATGGGCGAGCACATACACTACGGCGCGGGCAGCATGAACGCCACGAGCGGCATCAGGCACGCGATGGGGCCGGGGACTGTGAACGGAGGGCACCCCCCGAGCGCGCTGGCCCCCGCGGCCAGGTTTAACAACTCCCAGTTCATGGGCCCCCCGGTGGCCAGCCAGGGAGGCTCCCTGCCGGCCAGCATGCAGCTGCAGAAGCTCAACAACCAGTATTTCAACCATCACCCCTACCCCCACAACCACTACATGCCGGATTTGCACCCTGCTGCGGGCCACCAGATGAACGGGACCAACCAGCACTTCCGAGATTGCAACCCCAAGCACAGCGGCGGCAGCAGCACCCCCGGCGGCTCGGGCGGCGGCAGCACCCCGGGCGGCTCCGGCGGCACctcgggcggcggcgcgggcagCGGCaacggcggcggcggcagcggcggcaaCATGCCCGCCTCCGTGGCCCACGTCCCTGCTGCAATGCTGCCGCCCAATGTCATAGACACTGATTTCATCGACGAGGAAGTGCTTATGTCCTTAGTGATAGAAATGGGTTTGGACCGCATCAAGGAGCTGCCCGAACTCTGGCTGGGGCAGAACGAGTTTGATTTCATGACGGACTTCGTGTGCAAACAGCAGCCCAGCAGAGTAAGCTGTTGA